Below is a genomic region from Microbacterium galbinum.
AGAGCAGTCGCTCGCTTCGGGTGTGCGCAAGCTGCTCGTCGGCGAGCGCGGCGTCGACAAGAACACCGTCAGCTTCTGCGGCTACTGGAAGATCGGTGCCGCCTCCCCGACGTCGAAGGCCGCTCGCGAGGCCGCCGCGGAGCCGCTCGGATGAACGGGGCGGATACCGGTTCGTCGGCTGCCGGTTCGGGCGCGGATGCGGCGACGGAAGTGGATGCCGTGGCGACGCGGCCCGCGCGCGGACGGGTGCGCTTCCCGACTGCCCTGCTGCTGACCTGCGCGGCGCTCGGCGTCGCCGGGGCGGTTCTGCTCGCGCCGATGAACTGGCTCTCGACCCTGCTCACCGGACCACTGCCCTTCCTCGGGATGGGCCTCGCCGGACTGTGGCTGCTGCCCTCGGTGATCGCGCTGCGTTTGCTCAAGCGTCCGCTCGTCGGCTTGCTCGTCGCGCTGATCGCGGGGCTCGTCATGGTGCCGTTCTCGGGGTACGGCTTCGGCAGCGTCGCCACGAACCTCTGGTGGGCGGCGTTCACCGAGCTGCCGTTCCTGTTCGTGCTGTGGCGCTACTGGGGCACCTGGATGCACTACGTCGGAGCGGTCGCCGTCGCGATCGTCTACCCGATCTCGGCGTGGGCCTGGTTCGACCTGGGCAGCTTCGGCCTCGGGTACCAGGCGGCGTTCTTCGCCGTCACGATGGCCAGCTGCGTCGCGGCGACGGCCCTCGGCATCCTGATCGCGGATCGCCTACGCCGCGCCGGCGTCGGCGGACGCCGCTGACGCGCGGCGTTAATGCCGGACGACGATCACAGTGCGAGGTGCATGCGAAGGCACTCGTCGACCTCTCCCATCAGTTCGGCAGGCACCCATCCCACCGGCCGAACAATGCGCGAGGTCGCGATCGTGCGGACTTGTTCGATCTGTACCTTCGAATCGACGCTGAGCCCGGTGCCCGCCGCAGGCAACAGAACCTGAAATGGGAGGACTCGCGCGACATTGGACGTGACCGGCGCGACCGTTACCGTCGCGCGCGTACTGCGTACAGCCGCGGTGTTGGCCGTGTTGTTGCTGACGACAACGGCAGGACGGGTCTTCGCGACCTCGGCCCCGACAACCGGGTCGAAGGCGACCAGCACGATCTGGCCGCGCCGCAGCAGCGTGGTCGACGGCGCACTCACGCTGAGGCGAGTCCGTCGCTGGCAGCCGTGTCCCATTCGTCGTCGTAGCCTTCAGCGAATGCTTCGGCGTAGGCATCTGCCAGACGGCTCTCGCGCAAGAGCGACACAGCATCCTGAACCGCCGCCGACCGGGTGGCGTATTTTCCCATCAAGACCTCCGCGTCGAGGAACGCTACGTCACTCGCACTGAGGCTGAGGCTGACCTTGCTGTTCGTCATGCTTCAATGCTACTCGGGTAGCAAGGATATTGCCACCTCCTAGCATTCGCGCTTGAGACGTCGCGCGGGGCCCTTCGACAGGCTCAGGGACCCAGCTCGAGGGACCGGGGCGGCCCTTCGTCTCGTCGCTGCGCTCCTCGCTCAGGAACCGGCCGAGGGTCAGCGCTTGCCGGCGATCTGGCGGCCGACGATCTCGCGCATGATCTCGTTCGTGCCGCCGTAGATGCGGTGCACGCGGGCGTCGAGGAACGCGCGGGCGATCGGGTATTCGGTGATGTAGCCGTAGCCG
It encodes:
- a CDS encoding antitoxin, whose translation is MTNSKVSLSLSASDVAFLDAEVLMGKYATRSAAVQDAVSLLRESRLADAYAEAFAEGYDDEWDTAASDGLASA
- a CDS encoding ECF transporter S component, which gives rise to MNGADTGSSAAGSGADAATEVDAVATRPARGRVRFPTALLLTCAALGVAGAVLLAPMNWLSTLLTGPLPFLGMGLAGLWLLPSVIALRLLKRPLVGLLVALIAGLVMVPFSGYGFGSVATNLWWAAFTELPFLFVLWRYWGTWMHYVGAVAVAIVYPISAWAWFDLGSFGLGYQAAFFAVTMASCVAATALGILIADRLRRAGVGGRR
- a CDS encoding type II toxin-antitoxin system PemK/MazF family toxin, which codes for MSAPSTTLLRRGQIVLVAFDPVVGAEVAKTRPAVVVSNNTANTAAVRSTRATVTVAPVTSNVARVLPFQVLLPAAGTGLSVDSKVQIEQVRTIATSRIVRPVGWVPAELMGEVDECLRMHLAL